The genomic stretch GAGACTATGAGCAGGCATGACATTACTGCCTGGGTTAATGATATTCTCTGCCTAAACTATACGAAAGTGGAGCAGCTCTCATCAGGTGAGaacagaatggaaaaaaaatctctttccaTCTTATCTTCCTCACTCTCCTTCAACTGCATGTGTCAAAGATTCTGACTTGAGATGGGAAGCATATTTTACAGATTACAACTTTGCATCTAATGTGCAAAGTAATTTCCCTGTGTAAGCTGGCAGTTAAATCAACCTGTGGAAACATGCTCTCCTCTCCCTGGTAGAGAGCTGTCTATAAATAAACCTGTAGTCTCTCATGCTTTCCTGCTGTGAGCAAGTAATCCAATTTCAATCCTTCTCCCTAACAGAGATTTACACACTAACACAGGTTTGGATGTAGGCTCCTTTTTAATGTAGATTATTTCTTATGTGCTCTCTAGTTGGTTTTATATGAGTTTTGTCTAATAGTGTCCATTTACCCAGTTTTTCAAATggataaaaatctaaatagGCCTCAGGTATTAATAGCAATGTTACTAAGAACATGCATTAATTGCTTTCTTTTTACAGAAACAGGGCCAATGATCTGGACACAGAAAAAGCTTCCAGGCTTTTTGTTATTCCAGGGGATCTTTGTTTAGCTAAGGCAGGCAGGCATATTAATCCTAGCCTATAGCTTAAGTCAGTTTGCTCTAGTTTCCAGCAAGGGCTTATACACTCAACTAACATTTTATTACGTCTGTAGGACTTATACACTCAACTAACATTTTATTACGTCTGTAGGACTTATACACTCAACTAACATTTTATTACGTCTGTAGGAGCTGCATATTGCCAGTTCATGGATCTACTCTTCCCTGGCTGCATCAGTCTTAAGAAGGTCAAGTTTCAAGCTAAATTGGAGCATGAGTACATTCACAATTTCAAACTGTTACAGGCATCCTTCAAAAGAATGAATGTGGACAAGGTCGGTTTCTGAACCCTTCATTTAATCTTCAGTTATCAGCAATACATTTTTGTAACTTATGGTTGAAGTTATATTTTACCTACTTTTGACCctcttttcttccctcttttGGATTCAGATTATTCCTGTGGAGAAACTGGTTAAAGGCAGATTTCAGGACAATCTTGATTTTATCCAGTGGTTTAAGAAGTTCTTTGATGCCAATTATGATGGTAAAGAGTATGATCCAGTTGCAGCCAGACAGGGTCAGGATGCTATTCCCCCACCTGACCCTGGTGAGCAGATCTTCAACTTGCCAAAGAAGTCCCACCATGCAGCTAGCTCCCCTACTGCAGGTAAGCTGTTGCACAAAAGAAATGTACGAAGTTAtaaattttgtgatttttattattggTAGAAACATTTTATGATAGCTTAGAAGACCGCCTATGTTTTATAATAATGTATCTGGTGCACCGAGTGAATATTTGTTTTCAATGAACACCCTTAAATGTTCACAGGAAATTACAAAATGACTGTGTTCTAAGTTTTCCTTTAGGGTGTCAGTCAAGAACGAACTCAGAAAATGAAGCAATTACGCACCCATCTCTGATTAAAATGCTTTGTATTTGCTGCAGGAGCATCAAGGTCAAGCTCTACAACCCCTAAGTCTTCAACAACCCCAACGTCCAGACCCTCATCAGCCAAAAAGACCCCTATAACTCCATCAACTGCTGCCAAAGGGGAGAAAGAACTGGAAGCACAGGTCACACATCTTACTGACCAGGTATGTTTATTAGTTGTGGTAGCCAAAAAGAACAGGCTGtaattttattgtctttgtgaAACAAACAATAACCAGTCTTTCCCTCCACAACTGTCTGTGGTTATGATTGAACCACAATGATTAGTAGTAGAAGAGTTAGGAGGATTGCAACTAAACTATTCCTCCCCTACAAATTCCATAGATCCAGTCCATAATCAGTCAAATGAATTCATGCTTCAGTGGTGCTCTGGTTTACTCTAGTTACTTGTGATGTGTGTACTTTAGACAAttgtccattcatccattatctatactacTTATCTAGTAGAAAGTCAAAGGGGACTGAAACCAATAACAGTGGAtgttgggtgaaaggcagggtccATGTTGGACTGAACACTAGTCTctcacagcactgacatatagaggcaaggcaagtttatttatatagcacaattcatacacagagtaattcaaagtgctttacagaaataaaagacaagttaaaaatacataagcaggaatcaaaataagaaacagcaaataatgaaattaatattaaaggaaactgcgTTAGAGACAGGCAAATATTTCTTTAGACAATTTGTATCAGTTAAATAGTCTGTCTTATTTCTGCTGAGCCTTATTTTGTGTGCAAGTCCTTCAACAAGCAAGAGCATGTTAAAAATAAGCTGGGTGTGTAATTGTTATCTGTGGACTATTTGGTTGATCTTATGAGTGTCTATTAAGCGTTTGATATTGAAtctaaaaataatctttttagGTGAACACATTAAAGTTGGCACTGGAAGGagtggagaaagagagggactACTACTTCAGCAAGCTGCGAGAAGTGGAGCTGCTGTGCCAGGAACAGGGTGAAGAAAATGCCCCATTTGTCGAGCGGTTAATGGAGGTCCTTTACGCCTCAGACGAACAGGTCAGTCTGTGACCTGATATTGATATGAACAGGGTTCAGCACAGTTGgaggttgtgtttttttccccctcctaCTTAGATAAGGTTTTGCATTAATGAAACATGAGTACTATTTCCATGGTGGTAAGATCCTATCCAGGTTATTGTGTGATTAATAGAAATAACTCCATTTGTGTAATCATGCATTTGCCTCAAACTATACTCTATATTATAGTGTCTGTGTCCTTTTTTAGGAAAGGGTGGAGCTGGCTGAAGGTGACGGACAGGATGCAGACCAGGAAGCTCATGAGGAGGCACCAGATGATCAGCAGGAGGAACAGGATGAATACTGACTGCCATCATCCCTTGCTGCAGTTAAACCCCTCTTTTTAATATGTGAGAACTGTTAAAGGATTTTCATTAttcctcattgtttttttttttgtcctctccAAGACTGAGCACATGAAGCAACCTCTTAACTAGAAGCACcatcacgtttttttttttttttttttttttttttgcatcccTCTGCTcactgtttgatgttttttgtgactttttgtgaACTGCTGTGGCAGGTTTGTCGTGACAACCTCTACCAGCAGACAAGCTCAGACCATCACAGAAGTTTCCAAGGACTGTGTGGGTGGAAAGTCAATTCAAATCCTACAGTAGATGTGATTATATGCTGATGTTTAGACAGGTAACCGTTACCTGTCAGTGCAAGTATTAACTTCCCAGCTTCtgtccttttcattttatttagtttttattttacatatcaACAATATTAATCACAGGAATGCAATAAGCAAAGCCCTGAAAGGGCTCATAGTAGCTCTTATTTAACCTCCTTCCACATGTTGCACTGACATTTGACTCTGTATTGGACAATCTGTCCATAGACCCTCaccatatttattattattaagccTTAGGAATAGTACAATATTCTGAATTGCATCCTCATGAAGGAGGACAATACATTTGAATTGTGAATAAAATGTAGTATCTTGTCAACTTATGACTGTTTGACAGTTATCACAAATTACAAGGTTTCAGATAATCAGTGTGCTCAACAATGTGCTATTCACACCATACAAGGTGGTTTGGAAACAGAGTTTCTTGGTATGCCATAAACATAGGGAAGGAAGAAACATTATTGTGGAATAGTCTTATTATGATGCAGCATTTTGAGTTTTAAACCTCAGCTGGAACTTGTGGTCTGTTCAgatttcagcattttattttagttttttaaacaGGTCTTAGGTAGATAAGTCAGTTCACTGAGTAATTTGCCATGTTATATTCCACTAAGTACATAGTATACCCTTTTATTAATATTGCATTTACTAATATTGAACTGGGCAGTGCACCAATATGCTTTAGTCATATTATTGTGTAAATGAAAAGGAATGTAAACACGTACTGTCAATAATTAATGAatggtaaatgttttttttcatgtccCACTTATGCATTCCCCAAAACGTGttgcatgtttgtattttatttgtgaatAACTTGACCTgctttttacatatttaataaaaaaaaacaagtacgTTAAGTGAGCTTTTTGTATGTTTAACCTGCTATTTGAAAGATATTGAGATTCAGATGGATTTGGTGtaataaaattatgttttgagTCCATGGGAGGGTTGTCATGTCACTCCAGAATGACAGTTCAATAGCAAATAGCACTGATGAGGTTTCTCTAAGTAATCTGTATATCAATCTTATGGCATCCTAACCTTTTTAGACTAATGACAGGAGATTGTTCTTATAGTGAAACAACAACATAGGATTTCACTAAAGAGATGTGTAAAGTGGACCTTCTCTAGCAAGGATCTTAAAGTGTTGTGTTGTCTATGACTTGCATACAAAACACTTCTGTTATAAGTCAACattcaatataatttaaagtcATTAAAATTATCTCCACTTTCAGAGGCTTATCATAAAGGTCTGCCTAAATGTCAATACGTCAATGATCAATAAGATAACATTACGTAATAATGAAACGCTGGAAGACAACGTTGTTAATTCAATGGTAATCCTCCTTTTGTCTGTGTATATAAATTGACGAATAAATTCGCAGAAAAAGTAATAAAGTTAGTAAATTAGCCTAGACGTACCGCAAAATAGCCTTTCTGTACTTGTAATAAACTTACACCGGTAGCAGAGCATCATTTTGAGTGAGACGCTTGAAAACACAGTAGCCTCCTCTCTCCGGTCCACGCTGATGAATAATCAAACACACCCCTATTCAGGTTGTGCAACCGCGACAATGCTGAAGTTTGGTCTTCATGTTAGTTAGCTGTTACATACAAACTACCGAGGCAGCACCAGGCTGACCACAGCGTCATGAAGATGGCTTAATGTGACAGCTTTCACTTTATTGCGTTGTGTAAACCACAGCAGTGGTCTAAACGGGTTTTTATTTTGTCGCTATGGCTTTGAGAAAGGTAAGAAACGCGCTCGTTCGTTAGCTAGTTGACTCGCTATGAATCAATGCTAACGCTAAGTCCACAGGCTAACGTTAGTTAGCTTTAGCAACCATGTTATCCGCTTCTGCCCGCCCACAACGGTGGACTGTAGCAACCTGTCTGTCATTGATCGCCAAATTTAGACTTTTAACTGTTAACACCACGTCTCATTTACTCTGTACCGTTTCTAATTTATCTGTTAAGAGATACAGCCTCGGTAAAATGATCAGTGAGTAACGTTATTTGTGCTAACAACAGAAGCTATGGAGCCACTCGTTTTATTTTGGTGACGTTAGTGTTTAGTggtgttaaatgttttaatctgCACTTTTTTTGTAGCGCAAAAGATACTCCAAGGAtgtaaagtgtgttttctttcctgatGATGACGAAAATGGTGTTCGGAAAGTGGAGAGAAAATCATCGCTCTCCTCCGTGTCTTCAGCCAAAAGCTGGGAAAAGTGTGGAGACAGTTTTTTGGACACTCCAGTGACAAAGGTCAAAAAAGTTATAATATAAACATTTCTGAACACAAACTTTGTGTGGCTCATGCTGGTGTTAAATATTTTGTAGCTATTTcgattttcaaacaaaaaaatattaatagttACCTCTTACTGAGGCCACATACTCATTAAAGACTAACTGTAagccttgtttgttttctgccagTATTTGGCCAGTATGACCATGCAAATGGTTTCAGATTGCATTATatgatatataaaaatatattttgaaaaggcCTCATTTAAGACCATGTGCACCATTACATTATTGATTCACATTACAACCCCTGTACTCTCTGCATTATTCCCCTTCTACTTTAacactgtttttgatttttgatgtttttgttgcagaACCTCAAATCATCAGGAAGGACTTTGTCTGCCATAAGAAAATTGGTCCAGACCCCTGCTTTAGGTAATTAAATTGTCTAACACAGTCATAGTTCAAACCAGGCAAATGGTAATTACTCTGATCatatgttggtttgttttttgttttgtttttttgcacaaaaaaagcactagatttaaaaacatttaacgTTTGTTTTGGGAGGGATATGGGGAGTATTCAATGTTCTTGCTGGTAATTCAACTCATCACTCTATACAGGCTTTTAAGAACATAAGAATAAAAGATCTTATATGCCACAGATAATAGCTGTGCTTATACATAAGTGTTTCTACAGATTTAGCCATGCATCCCTGTGATCTTTCATTTTATGATTGTTTTCCTATACTTTTTATGGTATTATCTCTTTGTATATGTGTCTACTCAGGGCAGACAAGGGCCACTCAATGTAACGAGGACCAAGTGCACATCGTGTGGAGCTCCAGTGATGGTGAACAATCTGAAGATGAGACCCAGGAGCAACGTCTCCCCAAAGTTGTTGCACTGAAGCAGCAGCGTCATCAGAGACCAGACAGACCCACAGCTTCCACTCAGTCTTCCATGCACATGCTCAGCAGCATCAAAGGTAAATA from Mastacembelus armatus chromosome 17, fMasArm1.2, whole genome shotgun sequence encodes the following:
- the mapre2 gene encoding microtubule-associated protein RP/EB family member 2 isoform X1, translating into MPGPTQALSPNGENNNDIVQDNGTNIIPYRKNTVRGERAYSWGMAVNVYSTSITQETMSRHDITAWVNDILCLNYTKVEQLSSGAAYCQFMDLLFPGCISLKKVKFQAKLEHEYIHNFKLLQASFKRMNVDKIIPVEKLVKGRFQDNLDFIQWFKKFFDANYDGKEYDPVAARQGQDAIPPPDPGEQIFNLPKKSHHAASSPTAGASRSSSTTPKSSTTPTSRPSSAKKTPITPSTAAKGEKELEAQVTHLTDQVNTLKLALEGVEKERDYYFSKLREVELLCQEQGEENAPFVERLMEVLYASDEQERVELAEGDGQDADQEAHEEAPDDQQEEQDEY
- the mapre2 gene encoding microtubule-associated protein RP/EB family member 2 isoform X2 is translated as MAVNVYSTSITQETMSRHDITAWVNDILCLNYTKVEQLSSGAAYCQFMDLLFPGCISLKKVKFQAKLEHEYIHNFKLLQASFKRMNVDKIIPVEKLVKGRFQDNLDFIQWFKKFFDANYDGKEYDPVAARQGQDAIPPPDPGEQIFNLPKKSHHAASSPTAGASRSSSTTPKSSTTPTSRPSSAKKTPITPSTAAKGEKELEAQVTHLTDQVNTLKLALEGVEKERDYYFSKLREVELLCQEQGEENAPFVERLMEVLYASDEQERVELAEGDGQDADQEAHEEAPDDQQEEQDEY